A genomic segment from Mustela lutreola isolate mMusLut2 chromosome 15, mMusLut2.pri, whole genome shotgun sequence encodes:
- the LOC131815512 gene encoding uncharacterized protein LOC131815512 isoform X1: MATAPACKRRRSWERPPVLLGTARSSGLPASHGVFEEACPERQGTDSKDAEGGPALSGLWSTIPPLKNQLQLLLLPAPAPLAAPPASAPPAPLQHQDHSHPSYYSTKSGGKVRAPVGTSGGRTPLTQMEAIVYHGSEMLAWGPLGTSGDKEEESDLCKTKAGFGAHLPHQEGLQGPHSDQTLMAQRTQDRNDRTCPARKPAKSHLTSCIYPKREPPMSCFPTPLLMPNVWGFSHTHQ, encoded by the exons ATGGCCACGGCACCAGCCTGCAAGCGAAGGCGAAGCTGGGAGAG GCCTCCTGTGCTCCTTGGAACCGCCAGGAGCAGTGGGCTGCCTGCATCGCATGGTGTGTTTGAGGAGGCGTGCCCAGAGCGGCAAGGGACTGACTCCAAGGACGCAGAGGGGGGGCCAGCCCTGAGCGGCTTGTGGTCTACGATTCCACCACTGAAGAATCAATTGCAATTACTGCTGCTGCCCGCCCCAGCACCCCTAGCCGCCCCCCCAGCATCAGCACCCCCAGCACCCCTGCAACACCAGGACCACTCACACCCTTCCTACTATTCAACCAAGAGCGGTGGCAAGGTCCGTGCCCCTGTAGGCACCTCAGGTGGGAGAACGCCTCTGACTCAG ATGGAGGCCATCGTGTATCACGGCTCAGAGATGCTGGCCTGGGGACCTCTGGGGACCTCTGGGGACAAGGAGGAGGAATCTGACCTCTGCAAAACCAAAGCTGGCTTTGGTGCTCACCTCCCTCACCAGGAAGGCCTCCAAG GACCACACTCGGATCAAACTCTGATGGCCCAGCGCACCCAGGACAGGAATGACAGGACCTGCCCAGCCAGGAAGCCAGCCAAATCACACCTCACAAGCTGCATCTATCCCAAGAGGGAGCCCCCCATGTCATGTTTCCCAACACCACTGCTGATGCCAAATGTGTGGGGTTTCTCCCACACACACCAATGA
- the LOC131815512 gene encoding uncharacterized protein LOC131815512 isoform X4 has product MATAPACKRRRSWERPPVLLGTARSSGLPASHGVFEEACPERQGTDSKDAEGGPALSGLWSTIPPLKNQLQLLLLPAPAPLAAPPASAPPAPLQHQDHSHPSYYSTKSGGKVRAPVGTSGGRTPLTQMEAIVYHGSEMLAWGPLGTSGDKEEESDLCKTKAGFGAHLPHQEGLQGLHS; this is encoded by the exons ATGGCCACGGCACCAGCCTGCAAGCGAAGGCGAAGCTGGGAGAG GCCTCCTGTGCTCCTTGGAACCGCCAGGAGCAGTGGGCTGCCTGCATCGCATGGTGTGTTTGAGGAGGCGTGCCCAGAGCGGCAAGGGACTGACTCCAAGGACGCAGAGGGGGGGCCAGCCCTGAGCGGCTTGTGGTCTACGATTCCACCACTGAAGAATCAATTGCAATTACTGCTGCTGCCCGCCCCAGCACCCCTAGCCGCCCCCCCAGCATCAGCACCCCCAGCACCCCTGCAACACCAGGACCACTCACACCCTTCCTACTATTCAACCAAGAGCGGTGGCAAGGTCCGTGCCCCTGTAGGCACCTCAGGTGGGAGAACGCCTCTGACTCAG ATGGAGGCCATCGTGTATCACGGCTCAGAGATGCTGGCCTGGGGACCTCTGGGGACCTCTGGGGACAAGGAGGAGGAATCTGACCTCTGCAAAACCAAAGCTGGCTTTGGTGCTCACCTCCCTCACCAGGAAGGCCTCCAAGGTCTGCATT CCTGA
- the LOC131815512 gene encoding uncharacterized protein LOC131815512 isoform X2: MATAPACKRRRSWERPPVLLGTARSSGLPASHGVFEEACPERQGTDSKDAEGGPALSGLWSTIPPLKNQLQLLLLPAPAPLAAPPASAPPAPLQHQDHSHPSYYSTKSGGKMEAIVYHGSEMLAWGPLGTSGDKEEESDLCKTKAGFGAHLPHQEGLQGPHSDQTLMAQRTQDRNDRTCPARKPAKSHLTSCIYPKREPPMSCFPTPLLMPNVWGFSHTHQ; the protein is encoded by the exons ATGGCCACGGCACCAGCCTGCAAGCGAAGGCGAAGCTGGGAGAG GCCTCCTGTGCTCCTTGGAACCGCCAGGAGCAGTGGGCTGCCTGCATCGCATGGTGTGTTTGAGGAGGCGTGCCCAGAGCGGCAAGGGACTGACTCCAAGGACGCAGAGGGGGGGCCAGCCCTGAGCGGCTTGTGGTCTACGATTCCACCACTGAAGAATCAATTGCAATTACTGCTGCTGCCCGCCCCAGCACCCCTAGCCGCCCCCCCAGCATCAGCACCCCCAGCACCCCTGCAACACCAGGACCACTCACACCCTTCCTACTATTCAACCAAGAGCGGTGGCAAG ATGGAGGCCATCGTGTATCACGGCTCAGAGATGCTGGCCTGGGGACCTCTGGGGACCTCTGGGGACAAGGAGGAGGAATCTGACCTCTGCAAAACCAAAGCTGGCTTTGGTGCTCACCTCCCTCACCAGGAAGGCCTCCAAG GACCACACTCGGATCAAACTCTGATGGCCCAGCGCACCCAGGACAGGAATGACAGGACCTGCCCAGCCAGGAAGCCAGCCAAATCACACCTCACAAGCTGCATCTATCCCAAGAGGGAGCCCCCCATGTCATGTTTCCCAACACCACTGCTGATGCCAAATGTGTGGGGTTTCTCCCACACACACCAATGA
- the LOC131815512 gene encoding uncharacterized protein LOC131815512 isoform X3 — protein sequence MATAPACKRRRSWERPPVLLGTARSSGLPASHGVFEEACPERQGTDSKDAEGGPALSGLWSTIPPLKNQLQLLLLPAPAPLAAPPASAPPAPLQHQDHSHPSYYSTKSGGKVRAPVGTSGGRTPLTQMEAIVYHGSEMLAWGPLGTSGDKEEESDLCKTKAGFGAHLPHQEGLQGLHLKETGLGTRRGGRTTRFSK from the exons ATGGCCACGGCACCAGCCTGCAAGCGAAGGCGAAGCTGGGAGAG GCCTCCTGTGCTCCTTGGAACCGCCAGGAGCAGTGGGCTGCCTGCATCGCATGGTGTGTTTGAGGAGGCGTGCCCAGAGCGGCAAGGGACTGACTCCAAGGACGCAGAGGGGGGGCCAGCCCTGAGCGGCTTGTGGTCTACGATTCCACCACTGAAGAATCAATTGCAATTACTGCTGCTGCCCGCCCCAGCACCCCTAGCCGCCCCCCCAGCATCAGCACCCCCAGCACCCCTGCAACACCAGGACCACTCACACCCTTCCTACTATTCAACCAAGAGCGGTGGCAAGGTCCGTGCCCCTGTAGGCACCTCAGGTGGGAGAACGCCTCTGACTCAG ATGGAGGCCATCGTGTATCACGGCTCAGAGATGCTGGCCTGGGGACCTCTGGGGACCTCTGGGGACAAGGAGGAGGAATCTGACCTCTGCAAAACCAAAGCTGGCTTTGGTGCTCACCTCCCTCACCAGGAAGGCCTCCAAGGTCTGCATT TGAAAGAAACTGGCTTAGGAACTAGGCGAGGAGGGCGGACAAcaagattttcaaaataa